A window of the Lepus europaeus isolate LE1 chromosome 5, mLepTim1.pri, whole genome shotgun sequence genome harbors these coding sequences:
- the ABCF2 gene encoding ATP-binding cassette sub-family F member 2, whose product MPSDLAKKKAAKKKEAAKARQRPKKGHEENGDAVTEPQVAEEKNEEANGREATEVDLLTKELEDFELKKAAARAVTGVLASHPNSTDVHIINLSLTFHGQELLSDTKLELNSGRRYGLIGLNGIGKSMLLSAVGKREVPIPEHIDIYHLTREMPPSDKTPLQCVMEVDTERAMLEREAERLAHEDAECEKLMELYERLEELDADKAEMRASRILHGLGFTPAMQRKKLKDFSGGWRMRVALARALFIRPFMLLLDEPTNHLDLDACVWLEEELKTFKRILVLVSHSQDFLNGVCTNIIHMHNKKLKYYTGNYDQYVKTRLELEENQMKRFHWEQDQIAHMKNYIARFGHGSAKLARQAQSKEKTLQKMMASGLTERVVSDKTLSFYFPPCGKIPPPVIMVQNVSFKYTKDGPCIYNNLEFGIDLDTRVALVGPNGAGKSTLLKLLTGELLPTDGMIRKHSHVKIGRYHQHLQEQLDLDLSPLEYMMKCYPEIKEKEEMRKIIGRYGLTGKQQVSPIRNLSDGQKCRVCLAWLAWQNPHMLFLDEPTNHLDIETIDALADAINEFEGGMMLVSHDFRLIQQVAQEIWVCEKQTITKWPGDILAYKEHLKSKLVDEEPQLTKRTHNV is encoded by the exons ATGCCCTCTGACCTGGCCAAGAAGAAAGCAGCTAAAAAGAAGGAGGCTGCCAAGGCTCGGCAGCGGCCCAAAAAGGGGCACGAGGAGAACGGAGATGCTGTCACAGAGCCACAGGTGGCCGAGGAGAAAAACGAGGAGGCCAATGGCAGAGAGGCCACAG AGGTGGATTTGCTGACCAAGGAGCTGGAAGACTTTGAGCTGAAGAAAGCAGCTGCCCGAGCTGTGACTGGTGTCCTGGCCTCTCACCCCAACAGTACTGACGTCCACATCATCAACCTCTCACTCACCTTCCATGGGCAAGAGCTGCTCAGTGACACCAAGCTGGAGTTAAACTCGGGCCGCCGCTACGGCCTCATTGGGTTAAATGGAATCG GGAAGTCCATGTTGCTGTCTGCTGTCGGGAAGCGGGAAGTGCCCATCCCTGAGCACATCGACATCTACCACCTGACTCGGGAGATGCCGCCTAGTGACAAGACGCCTCTGCAGTGCGTGATGGAGGTGGACACGGAGCGGGCCATGCTGGAGAGGGAGGCCGAGCGGCTGGCTCACGAGGACG CGGAGTGTGAGAAGCTCATGGAGCTGTACGAGCGCCTGGAGGAGCTGGACGCCGACAAGGCGGAGATGAGGGCCTCGCGGATCCTGCACGGCCTGGGCTTCACCCCCGCCATGCAGCGCAAGAAGCTGAAAGACTTCAGTGGCGGCTGGAGGATGAGGGTTGCCCTCGCCAG AGCTCTCTTTATCCGGCCCTTCATGCTGCTTCTGGATGAGCCCACCAACCACTTGGACCTGGATGCTTGTGTGTGGTTGGAAGAGGAACTGAAAAC TTTTAAGCGCATCCTGGTTCTCGTCTCCCATTCCCAGGACTTTCTGAATGGTGTCTGCACCAACATCATTCACATGCACAACAAGAAGCTGAAGTATTACACG GGTAACTACGATCAGTACGTAAAGacacggctggagctggaggagaaccagatgaagagGTTCCACTGGGAGCAAGATCAGATCGCGCACATGAAG AACTACATCGCTAGGTTTGGTCATGGCAGTGCGAAGCTGGCCCGGCAGGCCCAGAGCAAGGAGAAGACGCTACAGAAGATGATGGCGTCGGGACTCACGGAGAGGGTCGTGAGCGACAAG ACACTGTCATTTTACTTCCCACCGTGTGGCAAGATCCCACCGCCTGTCATCATGGTGCAAAACGTGAGCTTCAAGTACACGAAAGATGGG CCTTGCATCTACAATAATCTAGAATTTGGTATCGACCTCGACACACGAGTGGCTCTGGTAGGGCCCAATGGAGCAGGAAAGTCAACTCTTTTGAAGCTGCTGACTGGAGAG CTACTACCTACAGACGGAATGATCCGGAAACATTCTCATGTCAAGATAGGGCGTTACCATCAG CATTTACAAGAGCAGCTGGACCTGGATCTCTCGCCTCTGGAGTACATGATGAAGTGCTACCCAGAGatcaaggagaaggaagagatgagGAAGATCATCGGGCGGTACGGgctcactgggaagcagcag GTGAGCCCGATCCGGAACTTGTCAGACGGGCAGAAGTGCAGAGTGTGTCTGGCCTGGCTGGCCTGGCAGAACCCCCACATGCTCTTCCTGGACGAGCCCACCAATCACCTGGATATCGAGACCATCGATGCGCTGGCAGACGCCATCAATGAGTTTGAGGGTGGGATGATGCTGGTCAGCCATGACTTCAGACTCATTCAGCAG GTTGCACAGGAAATTTGGGTCTGTGAGAAGCAGACAATCACCAAGTGGCCTGGAGACATCCTGGCCTACAAGGAGCACCTCAAGTCCAAGCTGGTAGATGAGGAGCCCCAGCTCACCAAGAGGACCCACAACGTGTGA